One segment of Paenibacillus sp. FSL R7-0337 DNA contains the following:
- a CDS encoding phenylalanine--tRNA ligase beta subunit-related protein — translation MNQVHTGKVEGSRAFKVEFSQDVFEIAPDLHVGLIATSHIANLDRDSEVNALLAHMEQEIMNSGLQKESISEIPTIAAWRKVYSQFGVKPARYPCAAESLIRRVVEQGALARIHTLVNLCNAISLKCRTPIASCDISDIQEFVIRRATGNEQFLPIGKVDGCELPSAGEIIYADDAGRAHSRRWNWRQSDHVKTTAESSQMLFTIEAVHKEAKVLVEATTFLLNELLQPFTGVGRSEWAFIHKDSPVHTFLLHNGEVFADRDRAHEASEERYY, via the coding sequence ATGAATCAAGTCCATACCGGGAAAGTAGAGGGCAGTAGAGCATTTAAAGTGGAATTTTCGCAAGACGTTTTTGAGATAGCCCCTGATTTACATGTTGGGTTGATCGCGACTTCTCATATTGCAAACTTAGACAGGGATTCTGAAGTGAACGCGCTGCTTGCTCATATGGAACAGGAAATCATGAACTCAGGATTGCAAAAAGAATCAATAAGTGAAATTCCGACCATTGCAGCCTGGCGGAAAGTCTATAGTCAATTTGGTGTCAAGCCCGCAAGGTATCCTTGCGCTGCAGAATCGCTCATAAGACGTGTAGTTGAACAGGGGGCATTAGCCCGAATTCATACACTCGTGAACTTATGCAATGCTATCTCTTTGAAATGCCGTACACCTATAGCTTCGTGCGATATCTCTGATATACAAGAATTTGTTATCAGAAGAGCTACTGGGAATGAACAGTTCTTGCCGATTGGGAAAGTGGATGGGTGTGAGCTTCCTTCAGCCGGTGAGATTATTTATGCAGATGATGCCGGGAGAGCACACTCCCGGCGCTGGAACTGGAGACAGAGCGATCATGTTAAGACAACCGCTGAATCCTCACAAATGCTGTTTACGATTGAAGCGGTCCATAAAGAAGCTAAAGTACTTGTAGAGGCAACTACGTTTCTTTTAAATGAATTGCTGCAGCCATTTACCGGAGTTGGGAGATCTGAATGGGCGTTCATTCATAAGGATTCACCTGTGCATACCTTTCTATTACATAACGGGGAGGTTTTCGCGGATCGTGACAGAGCCCATGAGGCAAGTGAAGAAAGGTATTATTGA
- a CDS encoding STM3941 family protein: MDYQPYNDGGYQPLVVKPFWIKILFLLAGSLLFVILGFWLLKISGEVTTDLAILLRTLGIACTVLFGLAAIVYLIMLLRRSPLLVVDAQGIDDQSSAIPGGRLMWEDISDIRLIRYYGQLNICIFLVDPQAYLSRQRGLKRWLMAINLRLAGTPVNITGQSMQLPLERIYEEMELRRRLWAGLR, encoded by the coding sequence ATGGACTACCAGCCGTATAACGATGGAGGTTACCAGCCGCTCGTGGTGAAGCCGTTCTGGATCAAGATCCTTTTCCTGTTAGCGGGATCCTTGCTTTTTGTGATATTGGGGTTCTGGCTGCTAAAAATATCCGGGGAGGTTACGACGGATCTTGCCATCCTTCTGCGGACGCTGGGAATTGCCTGCACCGTGCTGTTTGGCCTGGCGGCCATCGTCTATCTAATCATGCTGCTGCGCCGCTCCCCGCTGCTGGTGGTGGATGCCCAGGGCATTGATGACCAGTCTTCAGCGATTCCGGGAGGACGCTTGATGTGGGAGGACATTTCGGACATCCGCTTGATCCGTTACTATGGACAACTGAACATCTGCATCTTCCTCGTTGACCCCCAAGCCTACCTGTCCCGGCAACGCGGACTAAAGCGCTGGCTGATGGCCATCAACCTCCGTCTCGCCGGCACACCAGTGAATATAACGGGCCAGTCCATGCAACTGCCGCTGGAGCGTATCTATGAGGAGATGGAGCTTCGAAGACGGCTGTGGGCGGGGCTGAGGTAG
- a CDS encoding flavodoxin family protein, translating into MDIMPVELLAICGSTRIGGNTDQILKYSKEIAIHRGANLSVLNLREFNLSPSGTCGDCNYREKACELTDDMQYIVQMMQKAEGIIYAVPVHGFGMGHLMQMFIERSGVCYLRFERPLTNKVGGAIITGRRYNHQHVHSQIVNNILLNRMILVGSGFPALLHAGQASEAFSDLEGLDSVRRMINRMIDMISAMKHYSQITNHSFLQCEEENERRICKNELRRLQAPLV; encoded by the coding sequence ATGGATATTATGCCGGTAGAACTGCTAGCGATATGCGGATCAACCCGCATTGGTGGAAATACAGACCAGATCCTGAAGTATAGCAAAGAAATAGCTATCCACAGAGGAGCAAATCTCTCAGTACTTAATTTAAGAGAATTTAACCTCTCGCCTTCCGGGACCTGCGGGGATTGCAACTACCGGGAGAAGGCCTGCGAACTGACGGATGACATGCAGTACATTGTGCAGATGATGCAGAAGGCCGAAGGGATTATTTATGCGGTTCCTGTTCATGGTTTCGGCATGGGGCATCTGATGCAAATGTTTATTGAACGCTCAGGGGTATGCTATCTCCGATTTGAGCGCCCCCTTACGAATAAGGTCGGAGGAGCGATCATTACAGGCCGGCGCTATAATCACCAGCATGTTCATTCTCAGATTGTGAACAATATTCTGCTGAATCGTATGATCCTGGTAGGGAGCGGTTTCCCCGCTCTTCTGCATGCCGGACAAGCAAGCGAGGCATTCAGTGATTTGGAAGGGCTGGATTCTGTACGAAGAATGATCAACCGGATGATTGATATGATCTCAGCTATGAAGCATTATTCGCAGATTACGAATCATTCCTTTTTGCAATGTG
- a CDS encoding TetR/AcrR family transcriptional regulator: MSTSQEQDKSKNRRRGKELEAAILQAVREELTEQGYSNLTMESVAERAGTSKAVLYRRWANRAELVLAAIRERVPLPLEEVPDHGNLRDDVCGVLRAMNQNNIQAILNAFYGLVAEMGDMPLASYIFPHGRQNRTMSILLERAVERGEVSAEAVTPRMLTLPSDLARHELMLYNAPMSEETIANIVDEVYLPLVLKR, translated from the coding sequence ATGTCCACTTCTCAAGAACAGGATAAATCGAAGAACAGACGCAGAGGCAAGGAGCTGGAAGCTGCCATTCTGCAAGCTGTACGGGAAGAGTTAACAGAGCAGGGGTATTCCAATCTTACGATGGAAAGTGTGGCCGAGCGGGCGGGAACAAGCAAGGCCGTACTCTACCGCCGGTGGGCTAACCGCGCTGAGCTTGTGCTTGCTGCCATCCGGGAACGTGTGCCCCTGCCGCTGGAGGAAGTCCCCGATCACGGGAATTTGAGGGATGATGTATGCGGGGTGCTGCGGGCTATGAACCAGAATAATATTCAAGCCATATTGAACGCTTTCTACGGGCTTGTAGCGGAAATGGGCGATATGCCGCTTGCCTCGTATATTTTCCCGCATGGGCGTCAAAACAGGACCATGTCGATTTTGCTAGAGCGGGCTGTTGAGCGGGGAGAAGTGTCTGCCGAAGCCGTGACCCCCCGAATGCTCACTCTGCCGTCCGATCTGGCCCGCCATGAGCTGATGCTGTACAACGCCCCCATGTCGGAGGAGACGATCGCCAATATTGTGGACGAGGTGTACCTTCCACTGGTGTTGAAGCGGTAA
- a CDS encoding AzlC family ABC transporter permease, with the protein MTEPMRQVKKGIIDSIPIVIGYIPACITFGLVGKALSLSDLEVFLLSAVVYAGASQFIAAKLLAVGTAAPIILLLTFVINLRYFFISLSFSSRMNRNTRPFYKGFVGFGLTEEVYAVSMMSDKNRREAGSHSLPYLLGLEIPPYTVTLIATYAGIMLADYIPANILPALNTSLYALLIALVIPQIRLNKRNLAICISAAVSSWLLQPLLGTATVVAAMIIGACVGGIFPSKENEVRSEVM; encoded by the coding sequence GTGACAGAGCCCATGAGGCAAGTGAAGAAAGGTATTATTGACTCCATTCCCATTGTTATCGGATATATCCCGGCGTGCATCACCTTCGGCCTGGTGGGCAAAGCCCTTTCCTTAAGTGACCTGGAGGTCTTTCTTCTATCCGCTGTGGTCTACGCCGGAGCAAGCCAGTTTATCGCAGCTAAGCTGCTCGCAGTGGGAACCGCTGCCCCTATTATTTTGCTGCTCACGTTCGTTATCAATTTAAGATACTTTTTTATTAGCCTGTCATTCTCTTCCAGAATGAACCGGAATACACGCCCGTTCTACAAAGGATTTGTTGGATTCGGGCTGACAGAAGAGGTGTATGCGGTCAGTATGATGTCCGACAAAAACCGCAGAGAAGCAGGGAGTCATTCCCTTCCTTATTTGCTGGGGCTGGAGATCCCGCCCTACACCGTCACACTAATCGCAACGTATGCCGGGATTATGCTGGCAGATTATATTCCCGCTAATATTTTGCCGGCGCTGAATACTTCCCTGTACGCTTTGCTTATTGCATTAGTAATACCCCAGATCCGGCTCAACAAAAGAAACCTGGCGATCTGCATTTCAGCCGCTGTTTCCTCCTGGTTGCTACAGCCCTTATTAGGAACAGCTACTGTAGTGGCTGCGATGATCATCGGAGCATGTGTCGGCGGAATATTCCCTTCCAAAGAAAATGAGGTCAGGAGTGAAGTCATGTGA
- a CDS encoding MDR family MFS transporter, translated as MINLQEQAKPALEPSEQQAAAKNLMWILMLGILAPIFDTTITNVAIDTLVREFNTSVSTIQWVMTGYLLSLAMVIPISGWAVERFGGRRMWLFSLGMFLLGSVLCSMAWNVESLILFRTLQGIGGGLLMPIMQTLAVRAYGGDNMGRKMATIALPALLGPILGPVVGGIIVNHLNWRWIFFVNIPLCVAAIIVAWKGLPKEEHNARTLRLDMSGLLMLSPAIVLILYGLGEVSSHHGFGHAAVLAPVIAGVALLAVFVVYALRKGNEALIDVRLFRVRSLTVSSTLLFLSGLTTYGAMLLLPLYLQQVRGETVLISGLLLVPQGIGMLLTRSLAGKLTDQIGSRPVVLAGTVLTILGTWPLTQLGADTSYYFLSAVLIVRGAGLGAVFLPVMASAYIGLSSKQIPHASSTTRIMQQIGGAFGVSVIAIILQNELNSVLTPDPAALAVAFDHTFMWTIAFSTLALIPAAFLPRIRK; from the coding sequence ATGATCAACTTGCAAGAGCAAGCTAAACCAGCACTTGAACCGTCTGAACAGCAGGCTGCAGCGAAAAATTTGATGTGGATTCTTATGCTTGGTATCCTGGCACCGATATTCGATACGACGATAACTAATGTGGCGATTGATACGCTGGTCCGGGAATTTAACACTTCGGTGTCCACGATTCAGTGGGTGATGACCGGATATTTGCTGTCGCTTGCGATGGTCATTCCGATAAGCGGCTGGGCCGTGGAGCGGTTTGGGGGAAGGAGGATGTGGCTGTTTTCGCTGGGCATGTTTTTGCTCGGCTCTGTGCTGTGCAGCATGGCGTGGAACGTGGAGAGCCTGATACTGTTCCGAACCCTTCAGGGGATCGGCGGGGGCTTGCTGATGCCCATTATGCAGACCTTGGCCGTACGTGCCTATGGAGGAGACAATATGGGCAGAAAAATGGCGACCATAGCTCTGCCAGCGCTGCTTGGGCCCATTCTGGGACCGGTGGTGGGTGGAATAATCGTTAATCACTTGAACTGGAGATGGATCTTCTTTGTCAATATTCCGCTGTGCGTGGCTGCCATAATTGTTGCTTGGAAAGGGCTCCCTAAGGAAGAGCACAATGCCCGGACGCTACGGCTGGATATGTCTGGATTGCTGATGCTGTCTCCGGCTATCGTGCTTATCCTGTACGGTCTTGGAGAAGTCAGCTCCCACCACGGCTTCGGTCATGCTGCGGTTCTTGCCCCAGTCATAGCAGGTGTGGCGCTTTTAGCAGTATTTGTGGTGTATGCCCTCCGCAAAGGAAACGAAGCATTGATCGATGTCAGGCTGTTCCGGGTACGTTCCTTAACCGTGTCCTCTACACTGCTGTTTCTATCCGGCTTGACCACCTATGGTGCAATGCTGCTCCTGCCGCTGTATCTCCAGCAAGTCCGCGGTGAAACGGTGCTGATCTCCGGCCTGCTGCTCGTTCCCCAAGGCATCGGGATGCTGCTGACCAGATCACTGGCCGGCAAATTGACGGATCAGATCGGATCGAGACCTGTGGTGCTTGCCGGAACGGTCCTTACCATCCTCGGCACTTGGCCGCTGACACAGCTTGGAGCAGACACGAGTTACTATTTTTTGAGTGCAGTTCTTATTGTGAGGGGGGCCGGATTAGGGGCCGTTTTTCTGCCGGTTATGGCTTCTGCCTATATCGGTCTGTCCTCGAAGCAAATCCCGCACGCGAGCAGCACTACCCGTATTATGCAGCAGATTGGCGGCGCCTTCGGCGTATCGGTTATCGCAATTATTTTGCAAAATGAGCTGAATTCCGTCCTGACTCCTGACCCGGCCGCATTGGCCGTTGCTTTCGATCATACGTTCATGTGGACGATTGCCTTCTCGACTCTGGCGTTAATTCCGGCGGCGTTCCTGCCTAGAATACGGAAATAA
- a CDS encoding AzlD domain-containing protein, with product MTIIVILGMGMLTFLFRIAPLLLVRKAEMEERKNWFLENLPLAVLSALIIPGIFQVDQEAPMVGIAAGVVAIVLVLAKKVPLFGVIIASVAVAVFVELL from the coding sequence GTGACAATAATTGTGATCCTCGGAATGGGTATGCTGACCTTCTTATTCCGCATTGCGCCGCTGCTGCTTGTGCGGAAGGCGGAGATGGAGGAGCGAAAGAACTGGTTTTTGGAGAATCTTCCTCTGGCTGTACTCAGCGCGTTAATTATTCCCGGTATATTTCAGGTGGATCAAGAGGCGCCGATGGTAGGGATTGCAGCGGGTGTGGTTGCTATTGTTCTCGTATTGGCTAAAAAGGTGCCATTGTTTGGTGTCATCATTGCTTCTGTCGCTGTTGCTGTTTTTGTTGAACTTCTATAA